TTCTTCTCGTTTCGGATGGCCCGCTTTGATGGGAGGAGCTTCAATGCCAAATATTCCAAAAATCGAATTGCCTCAGTTTTATGCCGCTTTAAGCGAAATGAAATTAGTTGACGGAAATACGTTCTCAGATAATCTTTGGAAATTAGAAAACAAAGGCAAAAGCTATCTTTTCTATCTGAAAAACGATCAAGATATTACAATTGATTTATCAAACGAAAAAGGAACATTTGAAGTATTTGCAATCAATGCTTCAAAAGGAAATATAACCAAAAAAGCCAACATCAGCGGAGGAAAACAAGTAACGATTCCACAAGCCGAAATAAAAGAAAAAGTGCTTTTTGTAATGAAGAAATAATTTGCCACTCCCGATAGTTATCGGGATTCACAGATTAGAAGGATTAAAAATTCTGCCGAATCTGCAAAATCTGCGAGAGTAAAAAAATTTCACGCAGATTTAAAAAAGATCAAAGCAGATCAAACAGATTTTAAAAAAAATAATCTGCGCAAATCAGCTTAAATCAGCAAAATCTGCGTGAAATAAAAATTAAGACAAAGCTTGGGAAAATCCATTAAATCAGTTAAATCTGTGGCTAAAAAATAAAAACACAATTCAAAAACAACCAAAATGAATCTGAAAATAAAATCTTTATACGCTCTTAGTATAAGCTTTATGTTTACAGCACAAAGCGGATTTTCGCAATCTGCTAAAACAAAAGCATCACTGCCTGAAATCAAAGTATCTAAAAATCAGCATTATTTTGTTACCGAAAACGAAAAACCATTTTTCTGGCTTGGCGACACAGGCTGGCTCACATTCGGAAAACTGGACAGACCGGGAATTGAGAAATATTTTAAAGACAGAAAAGACAAAGGATTCAATGTTGTTCAGGTAATGGTTTTGCACAACATCAATGCCGTTAACGTTTATGGTTCTTCGGCTTTAATCAACGAAGACGTTTCGAAACCGCTGATTACAGCTGGAAATGATTTCAAAGATCCAAAACAATACGATTATTGGGATCACGTAGATTATACGCTGGATGTGGCTCAGAAAAACGGAATTTACCTTGCAATGGTGCCGGTTTGGGGAACAAACGTTTCAAAAGGAAATAAAGTAAGCAAAGAACAAGCAACAGAATATGCTCAGTTTTTGGCCAATCGATATAAAAACAGAACCAACGTAATTTGGTTAAACGGTGGAGACACGCACGGAAACGAATTTCAAGATATCTGGAATGCTATCGGAAATACTTTAAAAACCAGTAATCCAAATCAGTTAGTGACTTTTCACCCGTTTGGAAGAACCGATTCTTCAGAGAACTTCCACAACGAAAAATGGCTGGATTTCAACATGTTTCAATCAGGACACAGAAGATACGATCAGGATTCAGTGAAAACAAATTTCAAAGAAGACAATTACAAATTTGTTTTAAGAGATTTCGAATTAAAACCAACAAAACCTACACTTGACGGAGAACCTTCTTACGAAGCAATTCCACACGGCTTGCACGACACATTACAGCCAAAATGGACAGCAAGCGATGTACGTCGTTACGGATATTGGTCGGTTTTATCAGGTGGAGCAGGTTACACATACGGGCACAACGCCGTAATGCAAATGTTCAGAAAAGGCGATAAACCAGCTTATGGAAATAAAGAATTATGGACATCAGCAATCAATGCGCCTGGAGCAAAACAAATGGTGTATATCAAGAAATTAATGGAAGAATTTCCGTTTTTAGAAGGAACTCCGGATGTTTCATTAGTCGTTAACCAAGGAGAAAAATACGATTATATTCCGGCAATAAAAGGAGAAAAATATGCTTTGCTTTACACGTACAATGGAAGAATAATCGAAGTAAAACTAGGAAAAATCGCCGGCGATAAATTCGAAGCGACTTGGTACAATCCAAGAAACGGCAAGAAAACCAAAATCGGAACATTTGACAATAAAGGAACTCAAAACTTCCAGCCAGAAGGCAAAAAAGAAGATGGCAATGACTGGGTTTTGATTTTGAAATCTAAGTAGTAATTAGTGAAAAGTAAAAAGTAATTAGTCAAAAGACTTTTAGAGTATAATACTCTCGCAGATTTTGCAGATCAAGCAGATAAAAAATCCTTTTAATCTGTGAATCCCGATAGCTATCGGGAGTGGAAAAAAATAAATCTGAACAATCTGCCAAATCTGCGAGAGTAAAATTTTTTCACGCAGATTTAAAAAAAATCAAAGCAGATTAAACAGATTTTTAATATTTGATTTGCGCAGATCAGCTAAAATCAGCAATCCCGATAACTATCGGGAGCGTGAAACCAAAAAACAACACAACCATGAAAATCAAAAATATACTATTCATACTCTGTTTCATCACCAGCTTAACAACATTCGCACACGACGGCTGGTACAACATCCTAAACGAAGGCGGAAACAACAAAGGCTTAAAATGCACCGATGCCATTCAGAAAACAATCGAAAAAGCATCTAAAAATGGCGGAGGAACCATCTTTTTCCCAGCTGGAGAATACTTAACAGGCGCTTTAACATTAAGAAGCAACATCACCATTCATTTAGATTCTGGAGCGCTTTTAAAGTTCTCAGAAAACTTCGATGATTTCTTGCCGTATGTAGAAATGCGTTACGAAGGAATCGTAATGAAAAGTTTCCAACCATTATTTTACGCCAAAGATGTAGAAAACATCACCATCAAAGGAAGAGGAGTAATCGACGGACAAGGAAAAGCATGGTGGAATGAAGTTTACAGAATTGAAACAGCCAAAGAACCGCTTCCGCCAACAAAATACCAAACCATGTGGGAAGAGCAAAACAAAGGTCTTTACACAGAACCATATTACAAAAGAACGGTTGACAAGAAATTCTTCAGACCATCTTTCTTTCAGGCTTACAACTGTAAAAATATTTTGATCGAAGGCGTAACCTTTCAAAATTCACCATTTTGGACCATTAACCCAGAATTTTGTGATAATGTAACGGTTACAGGAATTTCGATTTTCAATCCGCATTCGCCAAATACAGACGGTATTAATCCATCTTCTTGTACCAATGTTCGCATTTCAAACTGCCATATCAGCGTAGGAGATGACTGTATTACCATCAAATCCGGAAGAGACGGCGACGGTCGTAAATACGGAAAAGCAACAGAAAATGTAACCATCACAAACTGTACGATGTTAAGCGGACACGGCGGCGTGGTTATCGGAAGTGAAATGTCGGGTGGAATCAAAAAAATCACAATTTCAAACTGTGTTTTTGACGGAACTGATAGAGGAATCCGTATCAAGTCTGCTCGCGGAAGAGGCGGAGTGGTAGAAGACATTCGCGTTGATAATATCGTCATGAAAAACATCAAAGAAGAAGCTTTTGTATTAAGCCTTTTTTACGATAAAGGCACTAAAGTCGAGCCTGTAACAGAGAAAACGCCGATTTTCAGAAACATTCACATGAGCAACATTACAGCTTCAAACGTGAACAAAGCAGGACAGATTTTAGGAATCACAGAAATGCCAATTCAAAACATCACTTTTTCAAACATCAACATCGACGGAAAAGAAGGTTTTACTGTAAATACAGCGACAGATGTTGAATTTCATGATGTAAAAGTAAACGCAACTATAGGTTCTTCTTTCAAAATTTCAGACTCAAAAAATGTAATTTTAGACAACGTTGGATCTTCAACACCAATAAAAAATGTTCCGGTTATCAAATTAAATAATGTTTCTAATGCTTTAATCAACAATAATTTTCCATTTAATGCAACCGATATTTTTATCGAAGCAGATGGAAAAGAAACGAAGAATATTTTCTTGAAAAACAATGTTTTAAACAACGTAACAACGAAAATTAAAAAAGGCGCTTCTTTAGATAAAAAAGCGATTACAGAATAATTTCACGTTCCTGCAAGGTTTTCAAAACCTTGTAGGTATTTTAATAATTATATTTAGAAGCAGAAACAAAAGACATTTTTGGAAACATCGTCCCGCTCTTCGTTACAATCTTTTGTATCTCGTTAAATAAACGAGACACAAAAGGATTTCCACTGCGATCGGGGCTAAAGAGAAAGATTTGGCTTTTTTGCTATCAATAAGAAAGGTCTAATCCTGCAAGGTTTCCAAAACCTTGTAGGTTTCAGGATTAAACGTAAAATATATACCTACAAGGTTTTGAAAACCTTGCAGGAGAACAGAAAAAGACATGAAAAAAATATTCATCCTATTAACCTTTTCATTTTTTGCGATATCTTACGCGCAGAAAAAGAAGGAAATCTA
This portion of the Flavobacterium gelatinilyticum genome encodes:
- a CDS encoding glycoside hydrolase family 28 protein, coding for MKIKNILFILCFITSLTTFAHDGWYNILNEGGNNKGLKCTDAIQKTIEKASKNGGGTIFFPAGEYLTGALTLRSNITIHLDSGALLKFSENFDDFLPYVEMRYEGIVMKSFQPLFYAKDVENITIKGRGVIDGQGKAWWNEVYRIETAKEPLPPTKYQTMWEEQNKGLYTEPYYKRTVDKKFFRPSFFQAYNCKNILIEGVTFQNSPFWTINPEFCDNVTVTGISIFNPHSPNTDGINPSSCTNVRISNCHISVGDDCITIKSGRDGDGRKYGKATENVTITNCTMLSGHGGVVIGSEMSGGIKKITISNCVFDGTDRGIRIKSARGRGGVVEDIRVDNIVMKNIKEEAFVLSLFYDKGTKVEPVTEKTPIFRNIHMSNITASNVNKAGQILGITEMPIQNITFSNINIDGKEGFTVNTATDVEFHDVKVNATIGSSFKISDSKNVILDNVGSSTPIKNVPVIKLNNVSNALINNNFPFNATDIFIEADGKETKNIFLKNNVLNNVTTKIKKGASLDKKAITE
- a CDS encoding glycoside hydrolase family 140 protein, producing the protein MNLKIKSLYALSISFMFTAQSGFSQSAKTKASLPEIKVSKNQHYFVTENEKPFFWLGDTGWLTFGKLDRPGIEKYFKDRKDKGFNVVQVMVLHNINAVNVYGSSALINEDVSKPLITAGNDFKDPKQYDYWDHVDYTLDVAQKNGIYLAMVPVWGTNVSKGNKVSKEQATEYAQFLANRYKNRTNVIWLNGGDTHGNEFQDIWNAIGNTLKTSNPNQLVTFHPFGRTDSSENFHNEKWLDFNMFQSGHRRYDQDSVKTNFKEDNYKFVLRDFELKPTKPTLDGEPSYEAIPHGLHDTLQPKWTASDVRRYGYWSVLSGGAGYTYGHNAVMQMFRKGDKPAYGNKELWTSAINAPGAKQMVYIKKLMEEFPFLEGTPDVSLVVNQGEKYDYIPAIKGEKYALLYTYNGRIIEVKLGKIAGDKFEATWYNPRNGKKTKIGTFDNKGTQNFQPEGKKEDGNDWVLILKSK